One window of Aspergillus oryzae RIB40 DNA, chromosome 3 genomic DNA carries:
- a CDS encoding 2-hydroxyacid dehydrogenase (lactate dehydrogenase and related dehydrogenases), which produces MKLAVFSAKSYDKHYFDATLRKHHPALCEITYHSFALSSETVSLAQDSDAVCVFVNDQLDAPVLETLYANGVRAILLRCAGFNNINLQVAEDLGFFVANVPSYSPEAVAEFAVALIQTLNRKTHRAFNRVREGNFNLEGFLGRTLYGKTVGVVGVGRIGLAFAKILHGFGCKLVAYDPFGGEEFKKYGEFVELGDLLAQSDVVSLHCPLTEGTRHVINDENLGRMKKGALLVNTSRGGLVNTKAVINALKSGQLGGVALDVYEEEGALFYNDHSGEIIHDDVLMRLMTFPNVLVCGHQAFFTEEALSEIAGVTLGNLEDFVLKRTCKNSLVREGHLVVPTDKEPVRL; this is translated from the coding sequence ATGAAGCTAGCAGTCTTCAGCGCCAAATCCTACGACAAGCACTACTTCGACGCCACACTCCGCAAACACCACCCCGCCCTTTGTGAGATAACCTACCATTCATTCGCCCTCTCCTCCGAGACCGTATCCCTCGCCCAAGACAGCGATGCAGTCTGCGTCTTTGTAAACGACCAACTAGACGCCCCCGTCCTCGAAACCCTCTACGCAAACGGCGTCCGCGCCATTCTCCTCCGTTGTGCGGgcttcaacaacatcaacctgCAAGTCGCCGAAGACCTAGGCTTCTTCGTCGCAAACGTCCCCTCGTATTCCCCCGAAGCGGTCGCCGAGTTTGCCGTGGCGCTGATCCAGACCCTGAATCGCAAGACACATCGCGCCTTTAACCGCGTCCGGGAGGGGAACTTCAACCTTGAGGGATTTCTGGGCCGCACGCTCTACGGGAAAACGGTGGGGGTTGTAGGCGTGGGTCGTATCGGGCTGGCGTTTGCGAAGATCCTACACGGGTTTGGGTGTAAGTTGGTGGCGTATGATCCGTTTGGAGGTGAGGAGTTCAAGAAGTATGGGGAGTTTGTGGAGTTAGGGGATTTGTTGGCGCAAAGCGATGTGGTTAGTTTGCATTGTCCTCTGACGGAGGGGACGAGGCATGTGATCAATGATGAGAATCTTGGGCGCATGAAGAAGGGGGCCTTGTTGGTTAATACTTCTCGGGGAGGGTTGGTAAACACCAAGGCTGTTATTAATGCGCTCAAGTCGGGTCAACTGGGTGGTGTGGCGCTGGATgtgtatgaggaggaaggggcGCTGTTCTACAATGATCATTCTGGCGAGATTATCCATGATGATGTGTTGATGCGACTGATGACGTTCCCGAATGTGCTTGTTTGCGGTCATCAGGCGTTCTTTACGGAGGAGGCGCTTAGTGAGATCGCTGGGGTTACGTTGGGGAATCTGGAGGACTTTGTTCTGAAGAGGACTTGTaagaattcgctggtacgCGAGGGTCATTTAGTGGTTCCGACGGACAAGGAGCCTGTGCGGTTATAG
- a CDS encoding fungal specific transcription factor domain-containing protein (predicted protein), translating into MPCEIVLKILIAYSAVHYSLEQERMTRMTVDSLGRQSATAALTKLDGEHGRADSRWEQDPFQGPFGILRLSPSATSPGGHDASQPDRGESSQADWDFLWPSLDSAPTIAEDNHLFDGLYDITEDVEDVPRADLSLEVDPMLDNLEVLLPGPLGIISDELVGQQTPLQTSLIPNPSLALSRSKYIPSQAPELLRYFKENIISLSFPLKNCRKCPWQAIHLPTAMSTYAELSIQQTASHTRLSLFYSLLAASCLHMLSRNPNAVDLNTSSKGYKEIAKQHLELALNEEVLGPRRAKYKELLMAVLSMVMLSIFHGENSNAQAFLVDAEYLIRIRGLPKPHKSLKVRSLHHVYTYIRIMAESTCGCALLDICPDRPSSSLLAIESSPLSLRSFRVAHDSLDEEIDLSLQKSDEVGHNDIHLEVMGQWRDTLYPDIYGVPESLMTLLSQTIRIANERELLHRSATVDTNVLQDLEKRASLLEQYILSWELPSRPYPSLISHSAIEGSEDSDNHTSQLLMRAMHQALILFYYRRIPNISALILQDTVRKCLDFLRRSDNARADSVSNDTAILWPGFVAACEALDPDLQRGLLDWLVTTGQRTSLSSFSAAAKTAQMIWNARDQAKDYTLSWFDVLKHERYISHDYMNDEYSRMNPAFGSRMSPARVKNILFSSSRF; encoded by the exons ATGCCCTGCGAGATTGTTCTCAAGATCCTGATCGCGTATTCCGCCGTCCATTATTCTCTA GAGCAAGAGCGGATGACGCGAATGACTGTCGATAGCCTCGGTCGGCAATCCGCGACTGCCGCGTTGACCAAGCTGGATGGCGAGCACGGACGAGCGGACTCACGCTGGGAGCAAGATCCATTTCAAGGCCCTTTCGGAATCCTGAGGCTATCGCCGAGCGCGACATCTCCAGGTGGCCATGATGCATCTCAGCCAGACCGGGGCGAGTCATCTCAGGCGGACTGGGACTTCCTCTGGCCTTCTCTGGACTCCGCTCCTACCATTGCAGAGGATAACCACTTGTTTGATGGCCTTTACGACATAACCGAAGATGTCGAAGACGTGCCTAGAGCGGATTTGTCGTTAGAAGTTGACCCAATGCTGGACAATCTGGAGGTGCTATTACCAGGCCCTCTAGGCATCATTTCCGATGAGCTTGTCGGTCAACAAACTCCTCTACAAACATCTCTAATACCCAACCCCTCCCTGGCACTATCAAGGAGCAAGTATATTCCATCACAGGCACCGGAACTACTCCGATATTTCAAAgagaacatcatctcccTATCATTCCCGTTGAAGAATTGTCGGAAATGTCCCTGGCAGGCAATCCATCTTCCCACTGCAATGAGTACATATGCAGAGCTCAGTATCCAGCAGACCGCTAGTCATACGAGGCTCTCCTTATTCTACTCACTGCTTGCCGCCAGCTGTCTCCATATGCTTTCACGTAATCCAAACGCCGTAGACTTGAACACGTCATCAAAGGGGTATAAAGAAATAGCCAAACAACATCTCGAGCTAGCCCTCAATGAGGAAGTTCTTGGACCAAGACGTGCCAAATATAAGGAGCTGTTGATGGCTGTTCTTTCTATGGTTATGCTCTCG ATATTTCACGGAGAAAACTCCAATGCTCAAGCCTTCCTAGTCGACGCAGAGTATCTCATTCGCATACGAGGGCTGCCTAAGCCACACAAGTCACTCAAAGTCCGCTCCCTTCATCATGTCTATACGTACATACGTATCATGGCTGAGAGCACGTGCGGCTGCGCACTCCTTGATATATGCCCGGACCGCCCTAGTTCCAGCTTACTAGCGATTGAATcctcccctctctccctACGAAGCTTCCGTGTGGCGCATGATAGTCTggacgaggagattgatcTCAGCTTACAGAAAAGCGACGAAGTTGGCCACAACGACATCCATCTAGAGGTGATGGGCCAATGGAGAGACACACTCTACCCAGATATCTACGGTGTTCCGGAGTCGTTGATGACTCTTCTCTCGCAGACGATCCGCATTGCCAACGAACGAGAGTTACTGCATCGCAGCGCTACGGTTGACACCAACGTACTACAGGATCTGGAAAAACGCGCGAGCCTCCTTGAGCAGTACATCCTGTCCTGGGAGCTACCGTCCCGCCCCTATCCCTCCTTAATAAGCCATTCGGCCATTGAGGGTAGCGAGGACAGCGACAATCATACATCCCAGCTATTGATGCGAGCAATGCATCAAGCTCTAATCCTATTCTACTATCGTCGGATTCCTAACATAAGCGCCCTGATTCTCCAAGATACCGTCCGGAAATGTCTGGATTTCCTGCGGCGCAGCGACAACGCACGTGCTGACAGTGTGTCGAATGATACCGCGATTCTTTGGCCTGGCTTTGTCGCCGCCTGTGAGGCGTTAGACCCTGACTTGCAGCGCGGGTTGCTAGACTGGTTGGTCACCACTGGCCAGCGTACAtcactctcttctttttcggcCGCGGCGAAGACTGCACAGATGATTTGGAACGCGCGCGATCAGGCGAAGGATTATACGCTGAGTTGGTTTGATGTTCTGAAGCATGAGCGAT ATATCAGCCACGACTACATGAATGATGAGTATAGTAGGATGAATCCAGCGTTCGGTAGTCGAATGTCTCCAGCAAGAGTCAAGAACATCCTTTTCAGCTCGAGTCGATTCTAA
- a CDS encoding uncharacterized protein (predicted protein) yields the protein MSQPHVVIVVKSKRTLNCTNQVGQAWSGQIRTYMKFSTAIAISCQIRSPFLSRCGSRYIIWANYRLGAMRIRQESPATLKYILSSCVYMELLGLKYNSTLTMSRIFIIPIRTGATGYIGGDVLFALTQAFRNSNISALVRSESRASQLTDKFPSVAPVIGDLDSTAKITSEASEADVVLRKTLSLFVVAVGTLTKEKDLASSNHLASATAIAQGLTESKRQKPVWIQISGASLLSGPDITANAYGEPRSQEFNDLQGISEIRSIITSSPKRAVDNLLLKLSATNPHVRTAIIYGPLIYGRGRGPVNQRSIQLPDLAKSTIQHGHGLQVGRGLSCWSNVHVSDIAQLVLKLTQEALSNSQNPSIWNENGIYFAENGKMPFGEISQRVASFAAEQGFIKDSTVKSIDADAADKLTAHGAVLWGTNVQYTAARARELLGWQPQGPSLEGEIPRAVREEASQLNSKL from the exons ATGAGTCAACCTCATGTGGTTATAGTGGTGAAGAGCAAACGCACACTTAATTGTACGAACCAGGTTGGCCAAGCCTGGAGTGGCCAAATACGGACATACATGAAGTTCTCCACAGCCATCGCGATAAGCTGCCAAATCCGTAGTCCATTTCTAAGCAGGTGTGGGTCACGTTACATCATTTGGGCCAACTACAGATTAGGTGCCATGAGAATTAGGCAGGAATCCCCGGCAACCCTAAAGTATATCCTCTCCAGCTGTGTATATATGGAACTACTTGGACTAAAATACAATTCAACACTT ACAATGTCTCGCATTTTCAT AATCCCAATCAGAACCGGTGCCACAGGATATATTGGTGGGGATGTCCTCTTCGCTCTCACACAAGCCTTTCGCAATTCGAATATCTCCGCCCTCGTTCGGAGTGAGAGCCGAGCATCTCAGCTCACAGACAAGTTCCCATCCGTAGCTCCGGTCATTGGGGACTTAGATTCCACCGCCAAGATCACAAGCGAAGCCTCGGAGGCTGACGTTGTTCTTCGTAAGACTCTGTCCCTGTTCGTCGTTGCCGTTGGTACGCTAACCAAGGAAAAAGATCTCGCCAGCTCAAATCACCTAGCCAGCGCTACTGCCATTGCACAAGGCTTGACAGAAAGCAAGCGCCAAAAGCCAG TATGGATCCAAATCTCCGGTGCCAGCCTGCTCTCCGGACCCGACATCACAGCCAATGCCTATGGCGAACCACGCTCGCAGGAATTCAATGATTTACAAGGCATATCCGAAATTCGAAGCATCATCACGTCCTCACCAAAGCGTGCCGTTGATAACCTCCTTCTTAAACTCTCCGCCACAAACCCTCACGTCCGAACGGCCATTATTTACGGGCCACTGATCTACGGCCGGGGACGAGGTCCTGTGAATCAGCGCAGCATACAACTCCCGGACCTGGCAAAATCTACCATTCAGCATGGCCATGGTCTCCAAGTCGGCAGAGGCCTCAGCTGCTGGAGCAATGTTCACGTCTCGGATATTGCGCAGTTAGTTTTGAAGTTGACTCAGGAAGCGTTGTCAAACTCCCAAAATCCGTCGATCTGGAACGAGAATGGGATTTATTTTGCtgagaatggaaagatg CCGTTTGGGGAGATTTCTCAACGGGTAGCTTCGTTTGCTGCTGAACAAGGCTTCATCAAAGACTCCACCGTTAAGAGTATCGATGCCGATGCTGCAGACAAGTTGACTGCACATGGTGCTGTGCTTTGGGGAACGAATGTTCAATATACTGCGGCTCGGGCACGAGAGCTGCTGGGTTGGCAGCCACAGGGTCCCAGTCTAGAGGGAGAGATTCCGAGAGCTGTGCGGGAGGAAGCATCGCAGTTGAATTCCAAACTGTAG
- a CDS encoding NAD(P)/FAD-dependent oxidoreductase (glycine/D-amino acid oxidases (deaminating)): MSNSDYPTTPSRNHYDVVIIGGATSGSSIAWHLSTNPDFKGSVLVVERDPSLQFSATKASNNCMRQQFATAINVKIAQYAADFVKRFGAEFPPDECVPDGPIRNFGYLYLSDSTEFTEVLKKDQQLQASCGAGTQIILKADIKNKYPFFYTDDIDSGSLNLIDEGAFNALGMVEWLRKTARQNGVDYIGNEVVDMTVDGDKICDITLKTGEKVTVSTLVNAAGTRAATVSQLAGIDLPIEARRRYTYIFSVDEPLPQDLPLTIDPTGVHLRSYGAKDYLVGCPPIGPDTAVDVNDFSFAENAWEEKILPIITRRVPQFASARVTNAWMGHYEFNIFDHNAIVGAHDKVSNLFFCVGFSGHGSQQAPACGRGVAELIVHGSFQTLDLSALSYKRIVENRPLTERAVI; encoded by the coding sequence ATGTCGAACAGCGACTATCCCACCACTCCTAGCCGTAACCACTACGACGTGGTGATTATCGGTGGTGCCACCAGCGGCTCCTCCATCGCATGGCATCTAAGCACAAATCCCGACTTCAAAGGCTCAGTACTCGTCGTTGAGCGTGATCCCTCGTTACAGTTCTCCGCCACCAAAGCCAGCAACAACTGCATGCGACAGCAATTTGCCACCGCTATCAATGTAAAGATCGCACAATATGCCGCCGACTTTGTCAAACGCTTTGGGGCTGAATTCCCACCAGATGAATGCGTGCCAGATGGTCCTATCCGCAACTTCGGATACTTATATCTATCCGACTCCACGGAGTTCACAGAGGTGCTAAAAAAGGATCAGCAATTGCAGGCCAGCTGCGGAGCAGGCACTCAGATTATTCTGAAGGCggatatcaagaacaaaTATCCATTCTTCTACACGGACGATATCGACAGTGGAAGTCTCAATCTTATAGACGAGGGTGCATTCAATGCCCTCGGCATGGTGGAATGGCTTCGCAAAACAGCCCGGCAAAACGGGGTCGACTATATTGGAAATGAAGTGGTGGACATGACCGTGGACGGGGATAAGATCTGTGACATCACATTGAAAACTGGAGAAAAGGTGACAGTAAGCACTCTTGTTAACGCCGCGGGCACTCGTGCCGCGACCGTTTCTCAACTAGCAGGCATCGACCTGCCTATTGAGGCCAGACGGCGGTACACCTACATCTTCTCGGTCGACGAACCGCTCCCCCAGGACCTGCCATTGACCATCGATCCAACCGGTGTCCATCTCCGCTCGTACGGGGCAAAGGACTATCTCGTCGGCTGCCCGCCCATCGGACCAGACACAGCCGTCGATGTCAATGATTTCAGCTTCGCGGAGAATGCgtgggaggagaagattCTACCTATAATCACTCGTCGTGTTCCTCAGTTCGCCAGTGCACGGGTTACAAATGCCTGGATGGGCCACTATGAGTTCAACATATTCGATCATAATGCCATCGTCGGCGCTCACGACAAGGTCAgcaaccttttcttctgcgTGGGCTTTTCTGGTCACGGAAGTCAACAGGCACCGGCCTGTGGGCGTGGTGTTGCCGAGTTGATCGTTCATGGAAGCTTTCAAACTCTTGATCTGAGTGCGCTTTCATACAAGAGGATTGTGGAGAATCGGCCTCTAACAGAGAGAGCGGTTATCTGA
- a CDS encoding ABC transporter substrate-binding protein (ABC-type Fe3+ transport system, periplasmic component), whose protein sequence is MHSDSRVIYNWIINVGAGSPDCSWHYSHNYRIYLFSSHLTVTGRNLYRTMVYLKRLLALSSLLSLSQAQWSPNVPLETRSLDEIYEAAKKESGPLVVSSGGDGKYSCGCYPYLLLTACLAGNQNDFIINAFQKRFPDIQVNWTVDLSKYHASRIDRGFYGEGETTDVVILQTLQDFPRWKSQNRLMYYKPAVWNDIYASERDPQGAYLPIAECKLTLLCKHEFDLTMSTDGFGGIFWDSTKLNESEVPDDYASFTDPKWHGKLVLTYPNDDDAVLYLFAKIIGRYGFEWLDALQANDVQWVRGSYTPAAVISAAHNNTSNPRSITFTTADGSEDWWGTKTPQKDESMSWSQTGAILASTKRPETSKLLLSFLVSDEWQKAQADAGSFVPRVSLDQGRLYEQNVSEVGGFRVFMNQRNVVDWWKSQLETTLGTPQGISPLDVYPRV, encoded by the exons ATGCATAGTGACTCGAGAGTGATTTACAATTGGATTATAAATGTAGGGGCAGG ATCCCCCGACTGCAGCTGGCATTATTCTCATAACTACCGCATCTATCTATTCAGTTCCCACCTCACTGTTACTGGACGCAATCTGTATCGAACCATGGTTTACTTGAAACGTCTCCTCGCTCTCTCGAGCCTTTTGTCACTCAGTCAAGCGCAGTGGTCTCCAAACGTCCCCTTGGAGACTCGCAGTCTCGACGAGATCTACGAGGCCGCAAAGAAGGAGTCCGGCCCTCTGGTTGTGTCCTCTGGAGGGGATGGTAAGTATTCTTGCGGCTGTTACCCCTACCTATTGCTGACAGCATGCCTAGCCGGAAATCAGAACGATTTTATCATCAATGCATTCCAGAAACGCTTCCCTGATATCCAAGTGAACTGGACAGTCGACCTCTCCAAGTATCACGCTAGCCGCATTGACCGTGGCTTCTACGGTGAGGGAGAGACCACTGATGTGGTAATCCTGCAGACCTTGCAGGATTTCCCTCGCTGGAAGTCGCAGAATCGTCTCATGTACTACAAACCAGCAGTGTGGAACGATATTTATGCTTCTGAGCGCGATCCTCAAGGTGCTTATCTTCCCATCGCAGAGTGTAAGTTAACCCTCCTTTGTAAACATGAATTTGATCTGACGATGTCTACAGATGGCTTCGGCGGCATCTTCTGGGACAGCACCAAGCTGAACGAATCCGAGGTCCCTGACGACTACGCATCTTTCACTGACCCAAAATGGCACGGGAAGCTGGTCCTCACCTATCCCAACGACGATGATGCCGTTCTGTATCTCTTCGCTAAGATTATCGGCCGCTACGGTTTTGAGTGGCTCGATGCCCTTCAAGCGAACGACGTCCAGTGGGTACGGGGCTCCTACACCCCTGCTGCTGTTATCTCGGCCGCCcacaacaacaccagcaaTCCTCGGTCAATCACCTTCACGACCGCCGATGGTTCCGAAGACTGGTGGGGAACCAAGACCCCTCAAAAGGACGAGAGCATGAGCTGGTCCCAGACAGGAGCGATCCTTGCCAGCACAAAGAGGCCTGAGACCTCTAAGCTTCTGCTCAGTTTCTTGGTCAGCGATGAGTGGCAGAAGGCTCAGGCTGATGCTGGTAGCTTCGTTCCCCGGGTTAGCCTGGACCAGGGCAGGCTTTACGAGCAGAATGTTAGTGAGGTTGGTGGCTTCCGGGTCTTCATGAACCAGCGGAATGTTGTCGATTGGTGGAAGAGCCAGTTGGAGACTACTTTGGGTACTCCTCAGGGAATTAGTCCGTTGGATGTCTATCCTCGTGTCTAG
- a CDS encoding RICIN domain-containing protein (predicted protein): MSDLEPGAYIIVPRHVSNKRLDVDDVTDPDNVELQLYEPLTDREKADQVFVFAKCTESQYFIISIKNGTYLTATNDGEPITATVSSPMNKRIRWRIHPVGDGSGAFYISSVAFPGKVIDVAGGATDNHAEIIIYDHKDDGSENQQFFLTHPNNA; encoded by the exons ATGAGTGATCTCGAACCCGGCGCATACATCATCGTCCCCCGCCACGTGAGCAACAAACGACTTGATGTCGACGACGTAACTGATCCAGATAATGTCGAATTGCAGCTCTA TGAGCCACTTACTGATCGCGAGAAAGCTGATCAAGTTTTTGTGTTTGCCAAGTGTACTGAGAGCCAGtacttcatcatcagtatcAAGAATGGCACCTATCTAACGGCCA CCAATGACGGGGAACCAATCACTGCTACTGTCTCCTCTCCCATGAATAAGCGGATTCGCTGGAGAATTCACCCCGTTGGCGATGGCAGCGGAGCTTTCTA CATTTCCAGTGTTGCGTTCCCCGGCAAGGTGATCGATGTCGCCGGTGGAGCCACCGACAATCATGCTGAAATTATCATCTACGACCACAAGGACGATGGTTCTGAGAATCAGCAGTTCTTTTTGACTCACCCTAATAACGCTTAG
- a CDS encoding uncharacterized protein (predicted protein) — MEQDFPIHQAFPFRMQRNRLAELLTADVIAAAGSASLITPAVMILDRLVVEKSSHNQPLLPAFRRHLWLSITQPATFLTSRPSLLVWGLYTATFAAANATETVLDRVYPDVDHAISGMATFLSTFVVNSSVGIWKDVKFAQLFGHPPAAKPTNPIPNPTAVSKSGFLRRSIRTMPLATYSAFLLRDGLTIFGSFNLPAVVSSSIPDWIASRDYAKILFAQLAIPASIQLVSTPIHLLGLDLYNRPMQLPARDRIARVSRDWIGASLTRMCRIIPAFGIGGFANTEGRAFMHQQLQLCGEEYENEG; from the exons ATGGAACAAGACTTCCCTATCCACCAAGCATTTCCCTTCCGCATGCAGAGGAACCGCTTAGCGGAACTCCTCACGGCAGATGTgatagctgctgcaggctCAGCATCACTGATCACTCCAGCCGTCATGATTCTTGACCG ACTTGTCGTGGAGAAGTCATCGCACAACCAGCCCCTTTTGCCAGCGTTCCGCCGACACCTGTGGCTCTCCATCACTCAACCGGCGACTTTCCTTACATCCCGCCCGAGTCTTCTAGTTTGGGGCCTCTACACCGCAACATTCGCAGCAGCAAATGCCACAGAAACTGTCTTGGACCGGGTTTACCCTGATGTCGACCACGCCATTTCGGGAATGGCCACGTTTCTCTCCACATTCGTCGTCAACTCGTCCGTGGGCATCTGGAAAGATGTTAAATTCGCCCAGCTTTTCGGCCACCCCCCAGCTGCAAAGCCAACCAACCCCATCCCCAATCCCACAGCCGTCTCCAAGAGCGGCTTCCTCCGTCGGTCCATCCGGACCATGCCGCTAGCAACCTACTcggccttccttctccgtgaCGGCCTCACCATCTTCGGCTCCTTCAATCTTCCCGCCGTGGTATCCAGCTCAATCCCCGATTGGATTGCCTCTCGCGATTACGCCAAGATCCTCTTTGCCCAACTGGCCATCCCCGCTTCAATCCAGCTCGTCAGCACACCCATTCACCTCCTCGGCCTAGACCTCTACAACAGACCGATGCAGCTCCCCGCCCGCGACCGAATCGCACGCGTCAGCAGAGATTGGATCGGCGCGTCCCTGACGCGTATGTGCCGGATCATCCCGGCATTTGGCATCGGCGGATTCGCCAATACCGAAGGGCGGGCATTCATGCACCAGCAACTCCAGCTATGCGGGGAGGAGTATGAAAACGAGGGCTGA
- a CDS encoding palmitoyltransferase YKT6 (SNARE protein YKT6, synaptobrevin/VAMP syperfamily) — protein sequence MKILYIGVLQNAQQPAVELCAERELSSYSRFTRGSISEFMTMFSKTVAERTKQGQRQDIQEQGKYFTFHVYARTQGIAGVIISDNEYPSLAAHQILSKVLDEFLTLNPNAGTATQPVSFPSLKTYISAYQDPHQVDSIMKIQKELDETKIVLHKTIESVLERGEKIDDLVNKSEGLSSQSKMFYTSAKKQNSW from the exons ATGAAGATTCTTTATATCGGA GTCCTACAGAATGCCCAGCAGCCGGCGGTGGAGCTGTGTGCGGAGCGCGAGCTCAGCAGCTACTCGCGCTTCACCAGGGGTAGCATCAGCGAGTTCATGACCATGTTCAGCAAGACGGTCGCCGAAAGAACAAAGCAAGGCCAGAGACAAGATATCCAAGAGCAAGGCAAGT ATTTCACATTCCACGTGTATGCGCGGACCCAAGGCATCGCCGGTGTCATTATCAGCGACAATGAATACCCCTCTCTTGCCGCCCATCAGATCCTTTCCAAGGTCCTTGATGAGTTCCTCACGCTCAACCCCAACGCAGGCACCGCCACCCAGCCTgtctccttcccctccttgaAGACATACATCTCGGCGTACCAGGACCCACACCAAGTGGACAGTATCATGAAGATTCAGAAGGAGCTGGACGAGACCAAGATTGTTCTCCACAAGACTATCGAGAGCGTCTTGGAGCGTGGAGAGAAGATTGACGATCTGGTTAATAAG AGTGAGGGGTTGTCTTCGCAATCGAAGATGTTCTACACCTCTgcgaagaagcagaataGCTGGTAA
- a CDS encoding putative MFS multidrug transporter (predicted transporter (major facilitator superfamily)) — protein MAPIADTPLSGSDLNMEKSTGETGSPNLGIPQSPSQLEQQSDLIDLERLGRERPPCFSNIWSELTFGFSIVMSQILAEYYISGSNVLVPTLVKELHIPEASVVWPSTALSLVVTSTLLIFGRLGDMYGGYVLYLAGAGWLAASSILAGFSQTWLMLIICRALQGFALAAFLPSGIMILGSTYRPGPRKNFIFSVYGACAALGFFAGIFFSGLCSQFLSWRWYFFIGAILSAVTFISSYFSVPSDFAERRKAKVKMDWAGCCLSVPGAVLLVFAIAESSYAPQGWKTPYIPVCFSLGVIFLGLMVYVEGWVVKNPLLPGDLFAVKYLTPLVIALLCLYGSLGIYFLYAVLYMSDIMGAGPLQIVAWTVPMGVGGLILATAGGLIMHKVSGTILMLISCIGYAGSGLFFAVIPKGGIYWGFVFPAMICGTVGIDISFNIANVFITTHLPKAKQGLAGALINCTLHFGIAIFLGFADIVKSETEHLGQFKSFKAVFWFETALALVGALIVVFFVRIHHAKSDLTVEERAALTAESRNT, from the exons ATGGCACCCATTGCAGATACACCACTCAGTGGATCTGATCTAAACATGGAGAAGTCCACTGGAGAAACGGGTTCTCCAAACCTGGGGATACCACAGTCTCCATCACAATTAGAGCAGCAATCAGACCTAATAGATCTCGAGCGACTTGGTCGAGAGCGTCCTCCATGCTTCTCTAATATTTGGTCGGAACTGACCTTTGGATTCTCCATTGTTATGTCCCAGATTCTTGCG GAATATTACATTTCTGGATCAAATGTTCTCGTTCCTACGCTAGTCAAGGAATTGCACATCCCAGAAGCTTCGGTGGTATGGCCATCAACCGCACTGTCTCTCGTTGTTACGTCAACACTTCTCATATTCGGTCGACTTGGAGATATGTACGGGGGTTATGTACTCTACCTTGCAGGGGCAGGCTGGCTGGCAGCCTCATCAATCCTAGCCGGCTTCTCTCAGACCTGGCTAATGCTGATTATTTGCCGAGCTCTGCAAGGATTTGCTCTTGCCGCGTTTCTTCCATCTGGGATAATGATCTTGGGCAGCACATATCGACCTGGCCCTCGGAAGAATTTCATTTTCAGCGTTTATGGCGCATGCGCGGCGTTGGGATTCTTCGCcggtattttcttttccggctTGTGCAGTCAGTTCCTCAGCTGGAGATGGTACTTTTTCATTGGAGCAATCCTTTCCGCAGTCACTTTTATCTCTTCGTATTTTTCGGTCCCCAGTGATTTTgcagaaaggagaaaggcaaaggttAAAATGGACTGGGCTGGATGCTGTCTTTCCGTACCAGGAGCTGTCCTTCTCGTGTTCGCGATTGCGGAAAGTTCCTACGCACCGCAAGGATGGAAGACACCGTACATTCCAGTCTGCTTCTCATTGGGAGTGATATTTTTGGGACTTATGGTCTACGTTGAAGGATGGGTGGTCAAAAACCCTCTGCTTCCGGGAGACTTGTTTGCAGTCAAATATCTGACACCGCTGGTCATTGCACTGCTTTGTCTCTATGGGAGTCTGGGCATATACTTTTTATATGCAGTTCTGTA caTGTCCGATATAATGGGTGCGGGTCCGCTGCAAATCGTAGCGTGGACGGTTCCCATGGGGGTCGGAGGTCTCATCCTTGCGACAGCAGGAGGACTTATCATGCACAAGGTCTCGGGAACGATCCTTATGCTTATCTCTTGTATTGGATACGCCGGCTCGGGGCTGTTCTTTGCCGTCATTCCCAAAGGTGGGATATACTGGGGTTTCGTTTTTCCTGCCATGATTTGTGGCACTGTGGGGATCGATATCAGCTTCAACATCGCCAACGTATTTATCACCACTCATTTGCCGAAAGCCAAGCAGGGACTGGCAGGGGCATTGATCAATTGCACTCTACACTTTGGCATTGCCATTTTTCTTGGGTTTGCTGATATTGTCAAGTCGGAAACAGAACACCTTGGCCAGTTTAAGAGTTTCAAAGCTGTTTTCTGGTTTGAGACGGCGCTGGCATTAGTTGGGGCCCTGATTGTTGTGTTCTTCGTGCGGATTCACCATGCAAAGAGTGATTTGacggtggaagagagagcGGCGTTGACCGCCGAAAGCCGGAATACATAG